The following are encoded together in the Flavobacterium sp. TR2 genome:
- a CDS encoding NAD(P)/FAD-dependent oxidoreductase, with translation MWTICHECQGQGKINRGLSKKAQRRYQTELAAYEQSQSHAPAPIRPKAHLHLCQNCSGSGLIQSENYLEPDLTKPHVAIVGAGIGGVALAVACLHRGIPFTIYERDHDFDARSQGYGLTLQQASKAIKGLGINSLGGVISTKHIVHNPEGKVLGEWGTRKWLETEIKSPAKRTNMHIARQSLRSALLEQLGGNDKVQWGHQLLNLKESAEGVELSFQTNAEIKTVKADLVVGADGIRSAVRRLTIGEETTPLRYLDCLVILGICPLSSLEGFSSELLDGATIFQTANGNERIYVMPYTADSVMWQLSFPMSEKDAKELSAKGVQALKDEARRRTQWHTPIPQILEATSENLISGYPVYDRELLSSALLAKNKNITLIGDAAHPMSPFKGQGANQALLDALKLARKISKGCNAKSKWRETGLRQNVLNDFEAEMLERSAEKVKGSADAAQFLHSEIILQEGDEPRGRCLKRKIED, from the coding sequence ATGTGGACGATATGCCATGAATGCCAGGGACAGGGCAAAATAAATCGCGGACTGAGTAAAAAAGCGCAACGCCGGTATCAAACGGAATTGGCAGCATACGAGCAGTCGCAAAGCCACGCACCTGCACCAATTCGTCCTAAAGCTCACCTGCATTTGTGCCAAAATTGTTCTGGATCAGGATTAATTCAATCTGAAAATTATCTTGAACCCGATCTCACAAAGCCTCATGTTGCTATTGTGGGCGCAGGCATTGGCGGTGTTGCTTTGGCTGTGGCTTGTTTACATCGCGGAATTCCTTTTACAATTTATGAAAGAGACCATGACTTTGACGCTCGATCTCAAGGCTACGGACTTACATTACAGCAAGCCAGTAAAGCCATAAAAGGACTGGGAATCAATTCTCTAGGCGGCGTAATTTCGACTAAACATATCGTACACAATCCAGAAGGAAAAGTTTTGGGTGAATGGGGAACCAGAAAATGGCTGGAAACCGAAATTAAATCGCCTGCAAAACGCACCAATATGCATATCGCAAGACAATCGCTTCGATCTGCGCTTTTGGAACAGCTTGGCGGAAATGATAAAGTGCAATGGGGGCATCAATTATTAAATCTAAAAGAGTCTGCAGAAGGTGTTGAACTAAGTTTTCAGACCAATGCGGAAATCAAAACCGTAAAAGCTGATCTTGTTGTTGGTGCAGATGGCATCAGAAGCGCTGTTAGAAGGCTTACAATTGGTGAGGAAACAACACCGCTTCGCTATTTAGATTGCCTAGTAATTTTAGGCATTTGCCCTTTAAGTTCTCTAGAAGGATTTTCGAGCGAATTGTTGGATGGCGCAACGATATTTCAGACTGCCAACGGAAATGAACGCATTTATGTAATGCCTTATACTGCAGATTCTGTAATGTGGCAGCTTAGTTTTCCGATGTCTGAAAAAGATGCTAAGGAATTGAGTGCAAAAGGAGTTCAAGCGCTGAAAGATGAAGCTCGCAGAAGAACGCAATGGCACACTCCTATTCCTCAGATTTTAGAAGCCACTTCAGAGAATCTAATTTCTGGGTATCCTGTTTATGACCGCGAACTGCTTAGTTCTGCATTATTAGCAAAAAATAAAAACATCACCTTAATTGGCGATGCGGCACATCCAATGAGTCCGTTTAAAGGTCAAGGCGCCAATCAAGCACTATTGGATGCTTTAAAACTAGCCAGAAAAATTTCTAAAGGCTGCAATGCAAAGTCAAAATGGAGAGAAACTGGATTAAGGCAAAACGTCTTAAATGATTTTGAAGCCGAAATGCTCGAACGCAGTGCTGAAAAAGTAAAAGGCTCTGCAGATGCGGCTCAGTTTTTACATTCTGAAATTATACTCCAAGAAGGCGATGAACCTCGAGGAAGATGCTTAAAAAGAAAGATTGAAGATTGA
- a CDS encoding FixH family protein translates to MKSFNFWIIALLFAVTSCTIDKTDYEAETGSEVPESYEFKEATSFTSGNYKITIDALNGTFYKGYNELHLKIVNTQNNQEVTSSAVTFLPILSNADGSKSSCPHEYNVAYDTANKYYSGYSVFTAESSTTASWKLYISFTADNQKYEINKDVTVAQQTNKNLNMTAFAGNDGEQYIIALISPQKPTVSENPLVAGVYKYNKPTVSAGIFPDPTQFSYSEVAGYTLKLDPRMPEPSMGNHSSPNNKDLTQGNDGLYHGVVNYTMTGNWTLNLIMMNQNGLIVKGTVVPTDHTPGVAGVKSELYIDTLF, encoded by the coding sequence ATGAAATCTTTTAATTTTTGGATAATTGCACTATTGTTTGCGGTTACTTCCTGTACAATTGATAAAACAGATTACGAAGCTGAAACCGGTTCTGAAGTTCCTGAAAGTTACGAATTTAAAGAAGCGACTTCGTTTACTAGCGGTAATTATAAAATAACTATAGATGCCCTAAACGGAACATTTTATAAGGGCTATAATGAGCTTCATTTAAAAATTGTAAATACTCAAAATAATCAGGAAGTGACTTCGTCTGCGGTAACTTTTCTGCCTATTCTGAGCAATGCTGACGGAAGCAAAAGTTCCTGTCCGCATGAGTATAATGTGGCGTACGATACTGCCAATAAATACTACAGCGGTTATTCTGTTTTTACTGCCGAAAGTTCTACTACTGCAAGCTGGAAATTGTACATCAGTTTTACGGCTGATAATCAGAAATATGAGATCAATAAAGATGTTACAGTTGCGCAGCAAACCAATAAAAATCTGAACATGACCGCCTTTGCAGGAAATGATGGCGAACAATATATTATTGCATTGATTTCGCCTCAGAAGCCTACAGTTTCAGAAAATCCGCTTGTGGCTGGGGTTTACAAATACAACAAGCCAACAGTTTCTGCCGGAATTTTTCCAGATCCAACGCAGTTCTCGTATTCAGAAGTTGCGGGATATACTTTAAAGTTAGATCCTAGAATGCCAGAACCTTCAATGGGAAATCATTCTTCGCCAAATAACAAAGATTTGACGCAAGGAAATGACGGTTTGTATCATGGGGTGGTCAATTATACGATGACGGGAAATTGGACATTGAATTTAATTATGATGAATCAAAATGGTTTAATCGTAAAAGGAACCGTAGTTCCAACTGATCATACGCCAGGCGTAGCAGGCGTGAAAAGCGAACTATATATTGATACTTTATTTTAA
- a CDS encoding TonB-dependent receptor plug domain-containing protein: protein MKYIIMLLFLGMSVTAQNQHAHHDSIKNLEEVTVKNAAKKKIETEMKMAVSVDEFLSSSENISFIKRGAYAWEPLLNNMSTERSTVTIDGMHVFGACTDKMDPITSYVESNNLAAIDIKSGQEGSLHGSTIAGSIDLRRKSTPFGLQKKWNGAYQTGFEFNNKQFFNLGNISYSGTKFVADGSISYRTADNYYDGNNDEVKHSQYNKFNTSLGLAYKTSDLSSLRLDAIFDVAKNVGYPALPMDLWLSRALITSATYKQLFEEGLVRAVDTKVYFNAIEHYMDDTTRPENLVHMDMPGWSTTYGLVSKANLRKNNYSSEIQLNAYNNLSIAEMRMYPQDRSERTMFAYSWPWVTTRFAGLSMNNSWELSEKSTVNLGGSLGVNYNYSKYIEFNWIFHPGAPQEKTRFLPSLNASYQLNIDQFNFSVGTGYGHRAPSVSEGYGYYIYNSFDRYDYIGDPNLKNEISYEGNASAGFKTERLSIQGKINYFYIDNYIIGKILSLGSPMNYQSVGVKGYTSLDYATLLNMSANVSYDILEHLHWKGTLTYARGMDNKGGNLPFIRPLSYLTSLHYMYKNFGVQTSVNGDFEQVNYSPEYGEDLTAAYAIWNISADYSFKINKVRSTIQIGAENILNEYYSTYADWGNIPRMGRNIFTSLKLNF, encoded by the coding sequence ATGAAATATATTATAATGCTGCTTTTTTTAGGAATGTCTGTCACAGCTCAAAATCAGCACGCACATCACGACAGCATAAAAAACTTAGAAGAAGTAACAGTCAAAAATGCGGCGAAAAAGAAAATTGAGACTGAGATGAAAATGGCAGTTTCTGTTGATGAATTTTTGTCTTCATCAGAAAATATCAGTTTTATAAAACGTGGAGCCTATGCTTGGGAGCCTTTATTGAACAATATGAGCACCGAACGTTCTACGGTTACTATTGACGGAATGCACGTTTTTGGCGCTTGTACCGATAAAATGGATCCCATTACGTCTTATGTGGAAAGCAATAATCTAGCGGCAATCGACATTAAATCGGGACAGGAAGGAAGCCTTCATGGTTCGACAATTGCAGGAAGCATCGATTTAAGAAGAAAAAGTACGCCATTTGGACTTCAAAAGAAATGGAATGGAGCCTATCAGACAGGATTTGAGTTTAATAATAAACAATTTTTCAATTTAGGAAACATCTCTTATTCGGGAACTAAATTTGTTGCAGACGGAAGCATTTCGTACCGTACTGCAGACAATTATTATGACGGTAATAACGATGAAGTAAAACATTCGCAATACAATAAATTCAATACTTCATTAGGATTGGCCTATAAAACCAGCGATTTATCGTCTTTAAGGTTAGATGCTATTTTTGATGTGGCAAAAAATGTAGGCTATCCTGCCTTGCCAATGGATTTGTGGCTTTCGCGAGCGCTTATCACTTCGGCTACTTATAAGCAATTGTTTGAAGAAGGGCTGGTTAGAGCGGTAGATACAAAAGTATATTTTAATGCCATTGAGCATTATATGGATGATACTACACGCCCTGAAAATTTGGTTCACATGGATATGCCAGGCTGGAGCACAACCTACGGATTGGTTTCTAAAGCCAATTTGAGAAAAAATAATTATTCGTCTGAAATTCAGTTGAATGCCTACAATAATTTGTCGATTGCAGAAATGCGTATGTATCCGCAGGATCGAAGCGAGAGAACCATGTTTGCCTATAGCTGGCCTTGGGTAACGACTCGTTTTGCAGGACTTTCTATGAATAATTCTTGGGAACTTTCGGAGAAAAGCACGGTGAATTTAGGGGGCTCTTTGGGAGTAAATTACAATTACTCTAAATACATTGAGTTTAATTGGATTTTTCATCCGGGAGCGCCTCAGGAAAAAACGAGATTTCTGCCAAGTTTAAATGCCAGCTATCAGTTAAATATAGATCAGTTTAATTTTTCAGTAGGAACGGGTTACGGACATAGAGCGCCTTCTGTTTCTGAAGGTTACGGTTACTACATTTACAATAGTTTTGACCGTTACGACTATATCGGTGATCCTAATCTGAAAAATGAAATTTCGTATGAAGGAAATGCAAGTGCAGGCTTTAAAACGGAAAGATTAAGCATTCAGGGAAAAATAAACTATTTCTACATTGATAATTATATTATTGGTAAAATCTTGAGTTTAGGAAGTCCGATGAATTACCAGTCGGTTGGTGTAAAAGGATATACTTCATTAGATTATGCTACGCTTTTGAATATGTCGGCGAATGTAAGCTACGATATTTTGGAACATTTGCATTGGAAAGGAACGCTGACGTATGCCCGAGGAATGGATAACAAAGGAGGAAATCTGCCTTTTATCCGCCCGTTGAGTTATCTGACGTCGCTTCATTATATGTATAAGAATTTCGGCGTCCAGACTTCTGTAAATGGCGATTTTGAGCAGGTTAATTACAGTCCTGAATATGGAGAAGATTTGACAGCGGCTTATGCGATTTGGAATATTTCTGCCGATTATTCTTTTAAAATCAATAAAGTGAGAAGCACCATACAAATTGGAGCTGAGAATATACTAAACGAATATTACAGCACGTATGCTGACTGGGGAAATATCCCGAGAATGGGACGTAATATTTTCACGTCTTTAAAATTGAATTTCTAA
- a CDS encoding MbnP family protein has protein sequence METLKKYLLLSAAALTLASCSSDDNTPAANNLTLEFNNTFKDKTIVLGDATSASATANTSAAGQIHHFSEVKYVISNIRLIKDDGSEVPYNVNDLDKGATVIDQAKTASLSYVLSNVPSATYKQIKFGLGIKTEQNTLDQTRFPKFYAAARANDTEMMWEWGTGYRFTKVEGFYDADNKVMSIHTGSTVAGKEGAYTQGVNAYRDITLSLTTNAVVGSKAPKIKIKADFDKLLSGKINTITLSTGTTMADNATPNIHTAAQMVKFVDNLGGNGTNDISGMFSVTSVEN, from the coding sequence ATGGAAACTTTAAAAAAATACCTTTTATTATCTGCTGCGGCATTAACATTAGCATCATGTTCAAGCGATGACAACACTCCTGCGGCAAACAACCTAACGCTGGAATTCAATAACACCTTCAAAGACAAGACAATTGTCTTAGGCGATGCGACTTCGGCTTCGGCAACAGCAAATACTTCTGCAGCTGGACAAATTCACCATTTTTCTGAGGTAAAATACGTAATCAGCAATATCCGACTTATAAAAGACGATGGAAGCGAAGTGCCTTATAACGTAAATGACTTAGACAAAGGGGCAACAGTAATCGATCAGGCAAAAACGGCTTCTTTGAGTTATGTTTTGAGCAATGTTCCATCTGCAACCTACAAGCAGATTAAATTTGGTTTGGGTATCAAAACAGAGCAAAATACTCTAGATCAGACAAGATTTCCTAAATTTTATGCCGCAGCGAGAGCAAATGATACCGAAATGATGTGGGAGTGGGGAACAGGTTACCGTTTTACAAAAGTAGAAGGGTTTTATGATGCTGATAATAAAGTAATGTCTATTCACACAGGAAGCACTGTAGCTGGAAAAGAAGGCGCGTATACGCAAGGTGTAAATGCCTATAGAGACATTACATTAAGCCTTACGACAAATGCAGTAGTAGGAAGCAAAGCTCCAAAAATCAAAATTAAAGCTGATTTTGATAAGTTATTAAGCGGAAAAATCAACACGATTACACTGTCAACTGGAACAACGATGGCAGACAATGCAACTCCAAACATTCATACCGCAGCTCAAATGGTAAAATTTGTGGATAATTTGGGAGGAAACGGAACAAATGATATTTCAGGAATGTTTTCTGTAACTAGCGTAGAGAATTAA
- a CDS encoding cytochrome-c peroxidase, whose product MKKIFSFIIIAIFFTSCSSSDSDETYFDNPELSLHIPTDFPEVNSYVSLNKPTKYGAELGEKLFSDKRFSKDNTISCSSCHIQGNAFADHNARAIGIEGRVGLRNAPPLQNLMFLKFFNWDGSRLQLETQPLVPIITHEEMDSSILEVIGKIKDDASYKELVKKAFGDQEITADRIYKSIAQFEYTLISANSKYDKVKRNQGQSFTESEAAGFATFKQKCASCHSTELFTDQSFRNIGFPLNTDSNEAGRGRVTGIPADFMSFRVPSLRNVEYTAPYGSFGQFATLKSVLDYFDNGVLNAENLDPIFKNNGNRIPLTEQEKENLIAFMKTLSDKEFTGN is encoded by the coding sequence ATGAAAAAAATATTTAGCTTTATCATAATCGCAATCTTTTTCACTTCTTGCAGCAGTAGTGATTCTGATGAAACTTATTTTGATAATCCTGAACTTTCATTGCATATTCCGACTGATTTTCCAGAGGTAAACAGTTATGTGAGTTTGAACAAGCCTACAAAATATGGCGCAGAATTAGGAGAAAAGCTTTTCTCAGATAAAAGATTTAGTAAAGACAATACGATTTCATGCTCAAGTTGCCATATTCAAGGAAATGCGTTTGCAGATCATAATGCGCGAGCAATTGGCATTGAAGGCAGAGTCGGACTTAGAAATGCGCCGCCACTACAGAATTTGATGTTTTTGAAGTTTTTTAATTGGGATGGAAGCAGACTGCAGCTAGAGACGCAGCCGCTTGTTCCTATTATTACTCATGAAGAAATGGATTCTTCGATTTTGGAAGTGATCGGAAAAATTAAAGACGATGCCTCTTATAAAGAATTAGTTAAAAAAGCTTTTGGAGATCAGGAAATTACCGCTGACAGGATTTATAAAAGCATTGCACAGTTTGAATATACCCTGATTTCAGCTAACAGCAAATACGATAAAGTAAAACGTAATCAAGGCCAATCGTTTACTGAAAGCGAGGCGGCAGGTTTTGCAACCTTTAAGCAAAAATGCGCAAGCTGTCATAGCACCGAATTGTTTACAGATCAAAGTTTCAGAAATATTGGCTTTCCTTTAAACACAGATTCTAACGAAGCAGGACGAGGCAGGGTTACCGGAATTCCAGCCGATTTTATGAGTTTTAGAGTTCCGAGTTTAAGAAATGTCGAGTATACCGCGCCTTACGGCAGTTTTGGACAATTTGCAACTTTAAAATCTGTCTTGGATTATTTTGACAATGGAGTGCTAAATGCTGAGAATCTGGACCCAATTTTTAAAAATAACGGAAACAGAATTCCGCTAACTGAACAGGAAAAAGAAAATCTAATAGCGTTTATGAAAACCTTGAGCGACAAAGAATTTACAGGAAATTAA